The proteins below come from a single Fusobacterium nucleatum genomic window:
- the pgsA gene encoding CDP-diacylglycerol--glycerol-3-phosphate 3-phosphatidyltransferase → MNLPNRLTMIRFILAVPFIIFLQESDSTKYGLIFRLISLVIFVIASLTDFFDGYIARKYNLITDFGKIMDPLADKILVISALVIFVQLEYIPGWMSIIVLAREFLISGIRILAAAKGEIIAAGNLGKYKTTSQMIVVIIALVIGPVGFHISDYYFTIAEVLMLIPVVLTIWSGWEYTFKAKHYFTEQ, encoded by the coding sequence ATGAATTTACCTAATAGACTGACTATGATTAGATTTATATTAGCAGTGCCTTTTATAATATTTTTACAAGAATCAGATTCAACTAAATATGGTTTAATTTTTAGATTAATTTCTCTTGTGATTTTTGTAATAGCATCACTCACAGATTTTTTTGATGGTTATATTGCAAGAAAATACAATCTTATTACTGATTTTGGAAAAATTATGGATCCCCTTGCTGATAAAATACTTGTTATTTCAGCACTTGTAATATTTGTACAATTAGAGTATATTCCAGGCTGGATGTCTATTATTGTTTTGGCTCGTGAATTTTTAATCAGTGGAATAAGAATACTTGCAGCTGCAAAAGGGGAAATTATTGCAGCAGGCAATTTAGGAAAATATAAGACAACAAGTCAAATGATTGTTGTCATAATTGCCTTAGTAATAGGACCTGTTGGTTTTCACATATCTGATTATTATTTTACAATAGCAGAAGTGTTGATGTTAATACCAGTTGTTTTAACAATATGGTCAGGTTGGGAATATACTTTTAAAGCAAAACACTATTTTACTGAACAATGA
- a CDS encoding YggT family protein, whose protein sequence is MSLLAYSLITIIQKLFWLVDILILIRVLLSWFPMNNNFTDLIYNITDPMLKPFKDFLDKYINLPIDFSPLLFLLCLQAVERILMRLIIVIF, encoded by the coding sequence ATGTCACTTTTAGCATATTCACTTATAACTATAATACAAAAATTATTTTGGCTTGTTGATATTTTAATATTAATTAGAGTTCTTTTATCTTGGTTTCCAATGAATAATAATTTTACTGATCTTATTTACAATATTACTGATCCTATGTTAAAGCCATTTAAAGATTTTTTAGATAAATATATAAATTTACCTATTGATTTTTCACCATTGCTTTTTTTGCTTTGTTTACAAGCAGTTGAAAGAATTCTAATGAGATTAATTATAGTTATTTTTTAA